One genomic window of Gemmatimonadales bacterium includes the following:
- a CDS encoding TonB C-terminal domain-containing protein produces MRTRTPVRKDRPGVAVGLVGTAALHAALIAALVGAAKPPEALPPAYAVELVAAPAPDPQLKRAAPEAIPTPPAEKAVPLKAPEKKVKAPKLEPKPPPEPPKEKQEPPPKTRAPEPPLPGETPSTGTDVATVKTPGLEFAYPEYLRNIVGQVYRRWERPSGSAALTAEVSFLILRDGSVREIKFIRSSGNFAFDLDAQGAIEAAGNAKAFGPLPDGYPADVLPVDFYFTPRPQ; encoded by the coding sequence GTGAGGACGCGGACGCCCGTCAGGAAGGATCGGCCGGGCGTAGCGGTGGGGCTGGTCGGTACGGCGGCGCTGCACGCGGCGCTGATCGCCGCGCTCGTCGGCGCGGCGAAACCGCCGGAGGCGTTGCCGCCGGCCTATGCGGTGGAGCTGGTCGCCGCGCCGGCACCCGACCCGCAGCTCAAGCGGGCCGCGCCGGAAGCCATTCCTACGCCCCCCGCGGAAAAGGCGGTTCCGCTCAAGGCGCCAGAGAAGAAGGTGAAGGCACCGAAGCTCGAGCCCAAGCCGCCGCCTGAACCGCCAAAGGAAAAGCAGGAGCCGCCGCCCAAGACCCGCGCGCCCGAGCCGCCGCTCCCCGGCGAGACGCCGAGCACCGGCACCGACGTGGCGACGGTGAAGACGCCGGGGCTCGAGTTCGCCTACCCCGAGTACCTGCGCAACATCGTGGGCCAGGTGTATCGGCGATGGGAGCGCCCCTCCGGGAGCGCGGCGCTCACGGCGGAGGTGAGCTTCCTCATTCTCCGGGACGGATCGGTGCGCGAAATCAAGTTCATCCGATCGTCCGGCAACTTCGCCTTTGACCTCGACGCCCAGGGCGCGATCGAGGCGGCGGGCAACGCCAAGGCGTTCGGCCCGCTCCCCGACGGCTATCCGGCGGACGTGCTGCCGGTTGATTTCTACTTCACGCCAAGGCCTCAATGA
- a CDS encoding biopolymer transporter ExbD: MAASLGGGLGSQRGELPLNADINVTSLVDVAFVLLIIFMIAAPIMQGGVEVELPRAEARPLTAKEGMVISVSRDGKIYVDNTAVSYRDFRTTFRALVATRKPSGVYLQADTRVPYGDVVRVLAVIRTSGVQNVGLVAADESEP, from the coding sequence ATGGCGGCAAGCCTGGGGGGCGGACTCGGCAGCCAGCGCGGCGAGCTGCCGCTCAACGCCGACATCAACGTCACCTCGCTGGTCGACGTCGCCTTCGTGCTGCTGATCATCTTCATGATCGCTGCGCCCATCATGCAGGGCGGCGTCGAAGTGGAGCTGCCGCGCGCCGAAGCCCGCCCCCTCACGGCCAAGGAAGGCATGGTCATCTCCGTGAGCCGCGACGGTAAGATCTACGTGGACAACACGGCGGTGTCGTACCGTGACTTTCGCACCACCTTCCGCGCGCTGGTCGCGACGCGGAAGCCGAGCGGCGTGTATCTGCAGGCGGACACCCGGGTCCCGTACGGTGATGTCGTCCGCGTGCTCGCCGTGATTCGAACTTCCGGCGTGCAGAACGTCGGGCTCGTCGCGGCGGACGAGTCGGAACCGTGA
- a CDS encoding MotA/TolQ/ExbB proton channel family protein has translation MLQAPLSIPRSSWDLVLVSSTETKIVLAITALFSLVSWFIIIAKWWQFRRLNRQADRFFSEMERSTRLQEAYHAVMKQPPSPYTRLFREAVTFYSELRPGALRDDRAGQQHALTGTQLEALKMVLGKEVAAERDLMGHFVPWLATIGSVSPLLGLLGTVLGVMDAFIGIASRGSGNISAVAPGVAEALVTTVAGLAAAIPAVIAYNLYVNRVRLFAGELEGFANELVGTMAREGLV, from the coding sequence CACTCTCGATCCCCCGCTCATCGTGGGACCTGGTTCTTGTCTCGAGCACGGAAACGAAGATCGTCCTCGCCATCACCGCGCTCTTCTCGCTGGTGTCATGGTTCATCATCATCGCGAAATGGTGGCAGTTCCGGCGGCTCAACCGGCAGGCCGATCGTTTCTTCTCCGAAATGGAACGGTCGACCCGACTGCAGGAGGCCTATCACGCGGTCATGAAGCAGCCGCCCTCGCCCTACACGCGGCTCTTCCGCGAGGCGGTGACCTTCTACTCCGAGCTGCGTCCCGGCGCGCTCCGGGACGACCGCGCCGGTCAGCAGCATGCGTTGACAGGCACCCAGCTCGAGGCGCTCAAGATGGTGCTCGGGAAGGAGGTCGCGGCTGAACGCGACCTCATGGGACACTTCGTGCCATGGCTCGCCACCATCGGGTCGGTGAGCCCGCTCCTGGGCCTCCTCGGCACCGTGCTCGGTGTGATGGACGCGTTCATCGGGATCGCCTCGCGTGGCTCGGGCAACATTTCGGCCGTGGCCCCGGGCGTGGCGGAGGCGCTGGTCACGACGGTGGCCGGCCTCGCGGCGGCAATCCCGGCGGTGATCGCATACAACCTCTACGTGAACCGGGTGCGGCTCTTCGCCGGCGAGCTCGAAGGGTTTGCCAACGAGCTGGTCGGGACCATGGCGCGCGAGGGGCTGGTCTAA